From Pempheris klunzingeri isolate RE-2024b chromosome 16, fPemKlu1.hap1, whole genome shotgun sequence, a single genomic window includes:
- the anxa14 gene encoding annexin A2, producing MDPEYFKSYDMCWGTLGTVRPFSNFHPDWDAVAIQGALEDKDTGTLVRILTNRNNAQRQVISKTFEEITKKDLAAGLKKALAGDLETLLLELLMPPLQYEAHRLQQAMAGLGTDEETLLEILCTRSGEQLREISDVYKQLYEKDLQKELKGETSGDFAKLVMALLNKGNVADVVQRDIESLSASLNGKKADAGPWIEILTSRDSDHLNKVLLGLELERGQMVEQTLEKHFTGDLRLGLKVLVQCIQSPADYLAKRLTTMKTTILQGIMVSHCEEDLLCIRAAYLKLTGTSLYTALQKQFKGDHLQALLAICRSED from the exons ATGGACCCTGAGTACTTCAAATCTTAT GATATGTGTTGGGGTACCCTTGGAACAGTGCGACCCTTTTCCAATTTCCACCCTGATTGGGATGCCGTGGCAATCCAGGGAGCGCTGGAGGACAAAG ATACAGGGACTCTGGTGAGGATCCTAACTAACCGGAACAACGCCCAGAGACAAGTGATCTCCAAGACTTttgaagaaataacaaaaaag GACCTGGCGGCTGGTTTGAAGAAAGCTCTGGCTGGTGACCTGGAGACGCTGCTGCTGGAACTGCTGATGCCTCCTCTGCAGTACGAGGCTCATCGCCTCCAACAGGCCATGGCG GGTCTAGGCACAGATGAGGAAACACTATTGGAGATCTTGTGCACGCGATCTGGAGAGCAGCTTCGCGAAATAAGTGATGTATACAAGCAAT TGTATGAGAAGGACCTGCAGAAGGAACTGAAAGGAGAAACCAGTGGAGACTTTGCGAAGCTTGTCATGGCTTTGTTAAAT AAAGGAAATGTTGCTGATGTGGTTCAAAGAGATATTGAG TCTCTCTCAGCATCACTAAATGGAAAGAAAGCTGATGCAGGACCATGGATTGAAATACTGACCTCAAGAGACTCAGACCATCTTAACAAGG TGCTGTTGGGGCTGGAGCTAGAGAGAGGACAAATGGTGGAGCAGACCTTGGAGAAACACTTTACAGGAGACCTGAGACTGGGTTTGAAAGTTTTAG TGCAGTGCATTCAAAGCCCCGCTGACTACCTCGCCAAAAGACTAACTACCATGAAG acAACAATACTGCAGGGGATTATGGTGTCTCACTGCGAGGAAGATCTGCTGTGTATCCGAGCTGCTTACCTGAAATTAACAGGCACGTCTCTGTACACTGCTCTACAG AAACAGTTCAAAGGAGATCATCTACAGGCTCTGCTGGCCATCTGTCGATCTGAAGATTAA
- the LOC139215609 gene encoding uncharacterized protein, whose translation MKISALGFCTIALLTIRKAQGSTNPSASMSTPNTTTNSTTSPTTTNTTVTMTLAKISITSQTTTTATSVKTTTTAGPTVNATAKTTTEPTTTSTSTAATTATSVKTTTTAGPTVNATAKTTTEPTTTSTSTAATTATSVKATTTAGPTVNATAKTTTEPTTTSTSTAATTATSVKATTTAGPTVNATAKTTTEPTTTSTSTAATTATSVKATTTAGPTVNATAKTTTEPTTTSTSTAATTATSVKATTTAGPTVNATAKTTPKPSTTAATSPTTTTTTMSTVQTTHNGGSEVKASLLFSVGSLLLFTLCS comes from the exons ATGAAGATATCAGCTCTGGGATTTTGCACAATTGCTCTGCTGACAATAAGAAAG GCTCAAGGCAGCACTAACCCTTCAGCGAGCATGTCTACACCGAATACCACAACCAACTCTACAACTAGCCCTACGACCACCAATACAACTGTCACCATGACTCTTGCAAAGATCTCTATCACTTCCCAAACTACCACTACAGCCACATCTGTGAAGACCACTACAACCGCTGGCCCAACCGTTAATGCAACTGCTAAGACCACCACTGAACCGACGACTACATCCACTTCCACAGCAGCCACTACAGCCACATCTGTGAAGACCACTACAACCGCTGGCCCAACCGTTAATGCAACTGCTAAGACCACCACCGAACCGACGACTACATCCACTTCCACAGCAGCCACTACAGCCACATCTGTGAAGGCCACTACAACCGCTGGCCCAACCGTTAATGCAACTGCTAAGACCACCACTGAACCGACGACTACATCCACTTCCACAGCAGCCACTACCGCCACATCTGTGAAGGCCACTACAACCGCTGGCCCAACCGTTAATGCAACTGCTAAGACCACCACCGAACCGACGACTACATCCACTTCCACAGCAGCCACTACCGCCACATCTGTGAAGGCCACTACAACCGCTGGCCCAACCGTTAATGCAACTGCTAAGACCACCACCGAACCGACGACTACATCCACTTCCACAGCAGCCACTACAGCCACATCTGTGAAGGCCACTACAACCGCTGGCCCAACCGTTAATGCAACTGCTAAGACCACCCCTAAGCCTTCCACCACCGCAGCCACCTCTCCAACCACCACGACAACAACGATGTCAACCGTCCAAACCACACACAATGGAGGCTCAGAGGTCAAagcctctctgctgttttctgttggGTCATTGTTGCTCTTTACACTATGCTCCTGA